A genomic segment from Malaclemys terrapin pileata isolate rMalTer1 chromosome 1, rMalTer1.hap1, whole genome shotgun sequence encodes:
- the LOC128841017 gene encoding olfactory receptor 52E4-like, translating to MSDFNTTDFTNPSTFILLGVPGLEVAHVWIAIPFCTMYAIAILGNFTILFIVKTEPSLHGPMYYFLCMLAVTDLVISTSIVPKTLNIFWFNSREINFSACLTQMYFIQCFTVMASGILVAMAFDRYIAICDPLRHSTTLTNHRVAKIGLALLLRSSMLVMPNPILARQWPYCRTNIIPHTYCDGMAVMKLACADIRVSSYYGLFLVFLVIGVDLFSITVSYIQILRVIFRLPAKDARLKAFRTCGSHLFVFLTFCIPSLFSILTHRFGQNVPLHLHVLIANMYLLLPPMLNPIIYGVWTEQIRNRLFWLFTYKGT from the coding sequence ATGTCAGATTTCAACACAaccgacttcaccaacccctccaccttcatcctgctgggcgtTCCTGGCCTGGAGGTGGCCCATGTCTGGATtgccatccccttctgcaccatgtacgccatagccatcttggggaacttcaccatcctaTTCATTGTGAAGACGGAGCCAAGCCTCCatgggcccatgtactattttctctgcatgctggctgtcaCTGACCTGGTCATATCTACATCCATTGTGCCCAAAACATTGaacatcttctggttcaattccagggagatcaatttcagtgcctgcctcacccagatgtacttcattcaGTGCTTCACAGTTATGGCATCTGGGATCCTtgtggccatggcttttgatcgctacATCGCCATTTgtgatcccctgagacattccaccaccCTGACAAACCACAGGGTGGCCAAGATTGGCCTGGCGCTGTTGTTGCGCAGCAGCATGCTCGTAATGCCCAATCCCATCCTGGCGAGgcagtggccatattgcagaaccaacatcatcccaCACACATACTGTGATGGCATGGCTGTGATGAAGCTGGCCTGTGCTGACATCCGCGTCAGTAGTTACTACGGCCTCTTTCTGGTGTTCTTGGTGATTGGTGTGGATCTGTTTTCTATCACTGTGTCCTatatccagatcctcagggtcatCTTCCGCCTCCCCGCAAAGGACGCCCGGCTCAAGGCTTTTAGGACTTGTGGCTCCCACCTCTTTGTCTTCTTAACCTTTTGCATCCCATCTCTGTTCTCCATCCTCACGCACCGGTTTGGGCAGAATGTCCCCCTGCACCTCCACGTTCTCATTGCTAACATGTACCTCTTGCTGCCCCCCATGCTGAACCCCATCATCTACGGGGTGTGGACTGAACAAATCAGAAACAGGCTGTTCTGGCTCTTCACTTATAAAGGGACCTAA